A region from the Flavobacteriales bacterium genome encodes:
- a CDS encoding DNA polymerase III subunit gamma/tau, whose translation MQQEKFVVSARKYRPATFDTVVGQEAVTSTLMAAIRSNHVAQAFLFTGPRGVGKTTCARILARTLNCENLKDDLTTCGECAPCRTFDEGHSLSVFELDAASNNSVEDIRNLILQVSIAPQVGTKKVYIIDEVHMLSQAAFNAFLKTLEEPPSYAIFILATTEKHKILPTILSRCQVFDFRRISLTDIVKHLQGIADREGIQAEQQALHVIAQKADGGLRDALSIFDQLVSFGGRKLTYQDVVKNLNVLDHEHYFSVTDCVLKGDVPGCLVEYNTILANGFDGHLFIAGLGRHLRDLLVSQDPRTLPLLEVSDELAARYTVQAKAAPRDVLVQALERIGLCDSQYKLSKDARLLVELTLIQLCRLGSGEGTPEKKSPDVSVRATPPAPKGPEQPVPARSAPLPEPEMAEVLVSEPSGSPVQPKGTPTPPLATAKPRISVTPSLKQSLERPAQGTANGPVEVAPAAMAAPDARPLSEAAVRMVWKDYALTKKREGKSSFHATLMWKEPMVTGAHTVQFAIINEVQEKDLREQKAGLVEHLRNELSDPALELSIVKEAVADARPRYTARDRFNIMAEKNPALIGLRDALDLDLG comes from the coding sequence ATGCAGCAGGAAAAATTCGTCGTCAGCGCGCGCAAGTACCGCCCGGCCACCTTCGATACGGTGGTCGGCCAAGAGGCGGTGACCAGCACCCTGATGGCCGCCATCCGCAGCAACCATGTGGCCCAGGCATTCCTCTTCACCGGCCCCCGTGGCGTGGGCAAAACCACGTGTGCCCGCATCCTTGCCCGGACCCTGAACTGCGAGAACCTCAAGGATGACCTGACCACCTGTGGCGAATGTGCGCCCTGCCGCACCTTCGATGAAGGCCACAGCTTGAGCGTTTTCGAACTTGATGCCGCCAGCAACAACAGTGTAGAGGACATCCGGAACTTGATCCTGCAAGTGAGCATTGCGCCGCAGGTCGGCACCAAGAAGGTGTACATCATCGACGAGGTGCACATGCTCAGCCAGGCGGCGTTCAACGCTTTCCTGAAGACACTGGAGGAGCCGCCGAGCTACGCCATCTTCATCCTGGCCACCACGGAGAAGCACAAGATCCTGCCCACCATCCTGAGCCGTTGTCAGGTCTTCGACTTCCGGCGCATCTCGCTCACGGACATTGTGAAGCACTTGCAGGGTATCGCCGACCGCGAGGGCATCCAAGCGGAGCAACAGGCCTTGCATGTGATAGCCCAAAAGGCCGATGGCGGCTTGCGGGACGCACTGAGCATCTTCGACCAACTGGTGAGCTTCGGTGGCCGGAAGCTCACCTACCAGGACGTGGTGAAGAACCTGAACGTGCTGGACCATGAGCACTACTTCAGTGTAACGGACTGCGTGCTGAAGGGCGATGTGCCCGGCTGTTTGGTCGAGTACAACACCATCCTGGCCAATGGCTTCGATGGGCACCTCTTCATTGCCGGGCTCGGCCGCCACTTGCGTGACCTGCTCGTGAGCCAGGATCCGCGCACACTGCCGCTGCTGGAAGTGAGCGATGAACTGGCCGCCCGCTACACGGTTCAGGCGAAGGCCGCCCCGCGCGACGTGCTGGTGCAAGCTCTCGAACGCATCGGGCTGTGCGACTCACAGTACAAGCTGAGCAAGGACGCGCGCCTCCTGGTGGAACTGACCCTCATCCAGCTCTGCCGCTTGGGCAGCGGCGAGGGTACCCCTGAAAAAAAAAGTCCTGACGTAAGCGTTAGGGCCACGCCACCGGCCCCCAAAGGCCCGGAACAGCCCGTTCCTGCTCGTTCAGCTCCTCTGCCTGAACCCGAAATGGCCGAGGTATTGGTGAGCGAGCCGAGCGGTTCGCCAGTGCAACCCAAGGGAACACCCACCCCCCCGCTGGCCACGGCCAAGCCACGCATCTCCGTTACGCCCAGCTTGAAGCAGAGCCTGGAGCGACCGGCCCAGGGAACAGCCAACGGGCCCGTGGAAGTGGCACCTGCCGCCATGGCCGCCCCCGATGCCCGGCCGTTGAGCGAAGCGGCCGTGCGGATGGTCTGGAAGGACTACGCCCTAACGAAGAAGCGCGAGGGCAAGAGCAGCTTCCACGCCACCCTGATGTGGAAAGAGCCCATGGTTACCGGGGCCCACACCGTGCAGTTCGCCATCATCAACGAAGTGCAGGAGAAGGACCTGCGCGAGCAAAAGGCCGGGCTGGTGGAGCACCTGCGGAACGAATTGAGCGACCCCGCTTTGGAACTGAGCATCGTGAAGGAGGCCGTAGCCGATGCACGCCCGCGCTACACCGCCCGCGACAGGTTCAACATCATGGCCGAGAAGAATCCGGCGCTCATCGGCTTGCGGGACGCATTGGACCTTGACTTGGGATAA
- a CDS encoding toxin-antitoxin system YwqK family antitoxin: MNHRIVLLPALLAAFLVSNGQNATDAQGRKQGAWSKSWPNGQVRYKGQFNDDKPMGEFTHWNEDGLITSKQVFTADGKNSRAQHFHANGKLMAVGNYAGQSKDSLWNYFDEAGLLRKVERYRTGALHGDEVSYFPDGKEAERTGYQNDRKHGPWKQWYSDGTVKAEGNYVNGEPDGRMTWYYPTGKKEIEGNTVNGSKDGTWFYWNVDGTIQLQMVFAKGEMVKAKKENGVFKDYYEDEQLKEEVTWKNGQLNGPFTEWYNNGTWVDKPMTPTPEGVFAGEQQRELKGQTKKREGAYVNGQLHGAVKHYDEKGSLVRTEHYTNGALSSTAP, encoded by the coding sequence ATGAACCACCGCATTGTACTGCTGCCCGCGCTCCTTGCGGCTTTCCTTGTTTCCAACGGCCAGAACGCCACCGACGCCCAGGGTCGCAAGCAAGGTGCGTGGAGCAAGAGCTGGCCCAATGGCCAGGTGCGCTACAAGGGGCAGTTCAACGACGACAAGCCCATGGGCGAGTTCACGCACTGGAACGAGGACGGGCTGATCACCAGCAAGCAGGTCTTCACGGCGGACGGCAAGAACTCACGTGCACAGCATTTCCATGCCAACGGCAAACTGATGGCCGTCGGCAACTACGCGGGGCAGTCCAAGGACAGCCTGTGGAACTACTTCGATGAAGCTGGGCTGCTGCGGAAGGTGGAACGCTACCGCACCGGTGCGCTTCACGGCGACGAAGTGAGCTACTTCCCCGATGGCAAAGAGGCCGAACGCACGGGTTACCAAAACGACAGGAAGCACGGCCCGTGGAAGCAGTGGTATTCCGATGGGACCGTTAAGGCCGAAGGCAACTATGTGAACGGTGAGCCCGACGGCCGCATGACCTGGTATTACCCGACCGGCAAGAAGGAGATCGAGGGGAACACGGTGAACGGGAGCAAGGACGGCACCTGGTTCTACTGGAACGTGGACGGTACCATCCAACTTCAGATGGTCTTCGCCAAGGGCGAAATGGTGAAGGCTAAAAAGGAGAACGGTGTCTTCAAGGACTACTACGAGGACGAGCAATTGAAAGAGGAGGTCACCTGGAAGAACGGCCAATTGAACGGCCCGTTCACCGAGTGGTACAACAACGGAACTTGGGTGGACAAGCCCATGACACCAACGCCCGAAGGTGTGTTCGCCGGCGAACAGCAGCGGGAGCTCAAGGGCCAGACCAAGAAGCGTGAAGGTGCCTACGTGAACGGCCAGTTGCACGGTGCCGTGAAGCACTACGATGAAAAGGGTTCGCTGGTCCGTACGGAGCATTACACCAACGGAGCCCTTAGCAGCACAGCGCCATGA
- the mnmA gene encoding tRNA 2-thiouridine(34) synthase MnmA has translation MSKHGRVLVAMSGGVDSSVAALMLHEEGFEVIGVTMKTWDYADASGGKRITGCCDLDSIADARNMAVSRGFHHIILDIREEFGEHIIGNFTTEYMAGRTPNPCVLCNTFIKWEALLKRADMMDCPIIATGHYANVREERISPFPTGEGAGMGSNGSAMGSRWIVSKGLDASKDQSYVLWGLEQKNLARTRFPIGGFTKAHIREMAMESGFPELAQKSESYEICFIPDNDYRGFLKRKEPEATKRLSNGVFVSTAGEVIGQHDGYPFFTIGQRKGLGIATGQPLYVTDIDPSTNVVMLGNKADLDKQVMWVRQPNFVKLPALQGEVEAVTKVRYKDKGTPSTLHMDGERVRVEFHAKVAGIAPGQSAVFYDGDDVLGGGFIDRERP, from the coding sequence ATGAGCAAACACGGACGCGTGCTGGTGGCCATGAGCGGCGGTGTGGACAGCTCCGTTGCAGCGCTCATGCTGCATGAGGAGGGCTTCGAGGTCATCGGGGTCACCATGAAAACATGGGACTATGCCGATGCCAGCGGTGGTAAGCGCATCACGGGCTGCTGCGATCTGGACAGCATCGCCGACGCGCGCAACATGGCGGTGAGCCGCGGCTTCCACCACATCATCCTCGATATCCGGGAGGAATTCGGCGAGCACATCATCGGCAACTTCACCACGGAGTACATGGCCGGCCGCACGCCCAACCCCTGTGTGTTGTGCAATACCTTCATCAAGTGGGAAGCCTTGCTGAAGCGCGCCGACATGATGGACTGCCCCATAATCGCCACAGGGCACTACGCCAACGTGCGCGAGGAACGCATTTCACCCTTCCCTACCGGGGAAGGGGCCGGGATGGGGTCGAACGGATCAGCGATGGGGTCACGATGGATCGTGTCGAAAGGCCTCGATGCTTCCAAGGACCAGAGCTATGTGCTTTGGGGGCTCGAGCAGAAGAACCTGGCTCGCACACGGTTCCCCATCGGCGGCTTCACCAAGGCGCACATCCGCGAGATGGCCATGGAGAGCGGGTTCCCCGAACTGGCGCAGAAAAGCGAGAGCTACGAGATCTGCTTCATACCCGATAACGATTACCGTGGCTTCCTCAAGCGCAAGGAACCCGAGGCCACGAAACGCCTCAGCAACGGCGTTTTCGTGAGCACGGCGGGCGAGGTCATCGGCCAGCACGATGGTTATCCGTTCTTCACCATCGGCCAGCGCAAAGGCCTGGGCATCGCGACCGGTCAGCCGTTGTACGTCACCGACATCGACCCCAGCACCAACGTGGTTATGCTGGGCAACAAGGCCGACCTCGACAAACAAGTGATGTGGGTGCGCCAGCCCAACTTCGTGAAACTGCCCGCGCTGCAAGGCGAGGTGGAGGCCGTTACCAAGGTGCGCTACAAGGACAAAGGCACGCCGAGCACCCTGCACATGGACGGTGAACGTGTGCGTGTGGAATTCCACGCCAAGGTGGCAGGCATCGCACCCGGGCAGAGTGCCGTCTTTTACGATGGCGACGATGTGCTCGGCGGAGGGTTCATCGATCGCGAACGGCCATGA
- a CDS encoding S8 family serine peptidase, with product MFRLKLPALVLPALCAIGALAQTGPATYWVQFTDKTSTPYTLSAPEEFLSARSLDRRQQQGIALDESDLPVDPAYVSALLAAGDFELVNVSKWFNAVTIRSTDTLALDTIGSLPFVQQMRQSRPAGPDPIASVGTVKYASFLKQEVGDEYATRYGASFRQIEMMNGHLLHDAGAEGQGLLIGVLDSGFDQADSLHTFKELRERGGIVLTRDMAYQDGDVYSDNYHGRSVLSVMAGHWPGRLLGTAPGADYVLLRTEVAESEYLWEEDNWIAGAELCDSIGCDVLSTSLGYTQFDDSLTDHTYTDMDGRSTRISIAATMAARKGMIPVNSAGNSGHDDWRFIGAPADADSILAVGAVGNDRIIAGYSSYGPSFDGRVKPDVAATGYATIGLGVSGTQVQPINGTSFSGPLVAGLVACLWQLHPDRSGQEIVQAVRRSASQYDSPDDRKGYGIPDFYRAHLLLGGTDRTGLESNIVFGTWPSPFIDVFHVELFTGAATQLDLVLYDTMGRVAWRATDFLEPDTYKIVRVGDATLRSLPAGAYVLDLWLGAINQRSVVVKE from the coding sequence ATGTTCCGCCTGAAGCTGCCCGCCTTGGTGTTGCCCGCGCTGTGCGCAATAGGCGCGTTGGCCCAGACAGGCCCGGCCACCTACTGGGTGCAGTTCACGGACAAGACGAGCACACCGTACACCCTCAGTGCACCGGAAGAGTTCCTGAGCGCACGCAGCCTGGACCGCCGCCAACAGCAAGGCATCGCGCTTGACGAAAGCGATCTGCCGGTGGATCCTGCGTACGTGAGCGCATTGCTGGCCGCTGGCGACTTCGAACTGGTGAACGTGAGCAAGTGGTTCAATGCGGTGACCATCCGCAGTACGGACACGCTGGCGTTGGACACCATTGGTTCGCTGCCGTTCGTGCAGCAGATGAGGCAGTCGCGCCCTGCTGGACCGGATCCCATTGCAAGTGTTGGGACGGTGAAGTACGCCTCGTTCTTGAAGCAAGAGGTCGGGGATGAATATGCCACGCGGTACGGCGCTTCCTTCCGGCAGATCGAAATGATGAACGGACACTTACTGCACGATGCCGGTGCGGAAGGGCAGGGGTTGCTGATCGGTGTGCTGGACAGCGGCTTCGACCAAGCCGACTCGCTGCACACGTTCAAGGAGCTCCGCGAAAGAGGCGGCATTGTGCTCACGCGCGACATGGCCTACCAAGATGGCGATGTGTACAGCGACAACTACCATGGCCGCAGCGTGCTGAGCGTGATGGCCGGGCATTGGCCAGGTCGGTTGCTCGGTACTGCGCCAGGTGCCGACTATGTGCTGCTGCGGACCGAAGTAGCGGAGAGCGAGTACCTCTGGGAAGAGGACAACTGGATCGCGGGCGCCGAATTGTGCGACAGCATCGGGTGCGATGTGCTGAGCACTTCCCTCGGCTACACCCAGTTCGACGACAGCCTCACCGATCACACATACACTGACATGGACGGGCGCAGCACGCGCATCAGCATTGCTGCCACCATGGCTGCACGCAAAGGGATGATCCCGGTGAACAGCGCCGGCAACAGCGGGCACGACGACTGGCGCTTCATCGGTGCGCCCGCGGACGCCGACAGCATCCTGGCCGTGGGTGCAGTCGGGAACGATCGCATCATTGCAGGCTACAGTAGCTACGGTCCGTCCTTCGACGGGCGCGTGAAACCCGATGTGGCAGCTACCGGCTATGCGACCATCGGCCTGGGTGTGAGCGGCACGCAGGTGCAACCGATCAACGGCACTTCGTTCAGTGGTCCACTGGTTGCAGGCCTTGTGGCGTGCTTGTGGCAATTGCATCCCGATCGCTCCGGACAAGAGATCGTGCAGGCGGTCCGGCGCAGTGCATCGCAGTACGACAGCCCCGATGACCGCAAGGGTTATGGCATCCCCGACTTTTACCGCGCACATCTCCTACTGGGCGGCACGGACCGCACTGGTTTGGAAAGCAACATCGTGTTCGGCACATGGCCGTCGCCGTTCATCGATGTGTTCCATGTGGAGTTGTTCACCGGCGCAGCAACGCAACTGGATCTTGTACTGTACGACACCATGGGCCGGGTGGCCTGGCGTGCGACCGACTTCCTGGAACCCGACACGTACAAGATCGTGCGCGTGGGAGATGCGACGCTACGGTCGTTGCCTGCCGGAGCGTACGTGCTGGACCTCTGGCTGGGCGCCATCAACCAACGCTCTGTCGTGGTGAAGGAGTAG
- a CDS encoding leucyl/phenylalanyl-tRNA--protein transferase, giving the protein MDLSVEVLLHAYAQGLFPMGNDGGGIDWYCPDPRAIIPIEAAMPNRTMRKILRSGRFVFTFDTAFTDVMQACADREDTWITDRMVHAYTELHHAGHAHSAEAWEDGALVGGIYGVSIGAAFFGESMFSRADNAGKAAFQHLMAQLRSRDFRLFDSQIINDFTRTLGAVEIPFEDFQRKLVFGVRMPRRW; this is encoded by the coding sequence ATGGACCTGTCGGTGGAAGTGCTCTTGCATGCCTATGCACAAGGCCTGTTCCCCATGGGCAACGACGGCGGTGGCATCGACTGGTACTGCCCTGATCCACGCGCCATCATACCGATCGAAGCGGCTATGCCCAATCGCACCATGCGCAAGATCCTCCGCAGCGGACGTTTTGTGTTCACCTTCGATACCGCGTTCACGGATGTGATGCAGGCGTGCGCCGACCGCGAGGACACGTGGATCACGGACCGCATGGTGCATGCGTACACTGAACTTCATCATGCGGGCCATGCGCACAGCGCAGAGGCTTGGGAGGACGGTGCGCTGGTAGGCGGCATCTACGGGGTCAGTATCGGTGCGGCGTTCTTCGGCGAAAGCATGTTCAGCCGAGCGGACAATGCGGGGAAGGCAGCGTTCCAGCACCTGATGGCGCAACTGCGTTCCCGTGACTTCCGGCTCTTCGACAGCCAGATCATCAACGATTTCACGCGGACCCTGGGTGCCGTGGAGATACCGTTCGAGGATTTCCAACGCAAGCTTGTTTTCGGAGTGCGTATGCCGCGTCGGTGGTGA
- a CDS encoding histone H1, which translates to MAKKAKRPRDTNQLAKLIGDIATGQKVDAISEDKRNPAAVALGKLGGAARAKSLSPTKRKKIAKKAAKARWKGKPGGSDGAGAPAR; encoded by the coding sequence ATGGCGAAGAAAGCAAAGCGTCCACGGGACACCAACCAACTGGCGAAGTTGATCGGGGACATAGCCACCGGACAGAAGGTGGACGCGATCAGCGAGGACAAGCGCAACCCGGCAGCAGTGGCGTTGGGCAAGCTGGGCGGGGCGGCGAGGGCCAAGAGCCTATCGCCCACCAAGCGAAAGAAGATCGCCAAGAAGGCGGCAAAGGCCCGGTGGAAGGGCAAGCCCGGCGGAAGCGATGGGGCGGGCGCGCCTGCGCGTTAA
- a CDS encoding DDE-type integrase/transposase/recombinase: MNRLPLAKQVQIISMLVEGSSLRSTSRVCDVSINTVIKLLVDVGRACEKFHDETVRKVTVKNLQCDEIWSFVYAKQKNVTDDMEAAGDVWTWTALDSDTKLMVSWFVGARDAHAAYEFLTDVRSRVDRTRMQLTSDGHSAYVSAVDAVFGQYIDFAQLVKIYGHVEGKGNEKRYSPAECTGTKTRIITGRPDETKISTSHVERQNLTIRMGCRRFTRLTNAFGKKFENHCLALALHFVHYNFCRIHKTLRVTPAMEAGLTNDVMSIEDIVKLTHAKAN, from the coding sequence ATGAACCGCCTCCCCCTCGCCAAGCAAGTCCAGATCATCAGCATGCTCGTTGAAGGAAGCAGCCTCCGATCCACGTCCCGCGTGTGCGACGTGAGCATCAACACCGTCATCAAGCTCTTGGTAGACGTGGGCCGCGCTTGCGAGAAGTTCCACGACGAGACGGTGCGCAAGGTGACCGTGAAGAACCTTCAGTGCGATGAGATTTGGAGTTTCGTCTATGCGAAGCAGAAGAACGTGACGGACGACATGGAGGCCGCTGGTGATGTGTGGACATGGACGGCGCTGGACAGCGATACCAAGCTCATGGTTAGCTGGTTCGTCGGTGCCCGCGATGCTCACGCCGCTTACGAGTTCCTTACGGACGTTCGCAGCCGCGTGGATCGCACCCGCATGCAACTGACGAGCGACGGTCACAGCGCCTACGTGAGCGCCGTCGATGCGGTGTTCGGTCAGTACATCGACTTCGCACAGCTTGTGAAGATCTACGGGCACGTCGAAGGAAAGGGCAACGAGAAGCGTTACAGCCCCGCTGAATGCACCGGCACCAAGACCCGCATCATTACCGGCCGCCCGGATGAAACCAAGATCAGCACGTCACATGTGGAGCGTCAGAACCTGACCATCCGCATGGGCTGCCGCCGCTTCACCCGCCTGACGAATGCCTTCGGCAAGAAGTTCGAGAACCACTGCCTTGCCTTGGCGCTCCACTTCGTGCACTACAACTTCTGCCGCATCCACAAGACCTTGCGCGTCACCCCGGCCATGGAAGCGGGCCTGACCAACGACGTGATGAGCATCGAGGACATCGTAAAACTGACCCATGCAAAAGCAAACTGA
- a CDS encoding WbqC family protein — MRIAIMQPYVMPYLGYFQMVAAVDEFVLLDDVNFIKKGWIHRNRILLNGEPHGITIPIAGMSQNKWIKDSMVADTDDWRPKLLVTLQHAYAKAPFHAEVYPFLERIINRKDWSIADMAEESLLWVVERLGLPVKVLRSSQLGLGEGLRAQERIVAIAKGRGATTYINSIGGWELYEPGPFQAEGMELRFIKMGDAPYAQWPGQPHVPYLSMIDVLMFCSPEQARALLPLHTLEPKVATKTVSA, encoded by the coding sequence ATGCGCATCGCCATCATGCAGCCCTACGTCATGCCCTATCTGGGTTATTTCCAGATGGTGGCGGCCGTGGACGAATTCGTGCTGCTCGATGATGTGAACTTCATCAAGAAGGGTTGGATCCATCGCAACCGCATCCTGCTCAACGGCGAGCCGCACGGCATCACCATCCCCATTGCTGGCATGAGCCAGAACAAGTGGATCAAGGACAGCATGGTGGCCGATACCGACGACTGGCGCCCCAAATTGCTGGTAACGCTGCAGCACGCCTACGCGAAGGCGCCTTTCCACGCGGAGGTCTATCCCTTTCTGGAGCGCATCATCAACCGCAAAGACTGGAGCATTGCCGACATGGCTGAGGAGAGCCTCCTTTGGGTGGTGGAGCGCTTGGGCCTGCCGGTGAAAGTTCTCCGTAGCAGCCAGCTCGGTTTGGGCGAAGGTCTGCGTGCGCAGGAGCGTATCGTGGCCATTGCCAAGGGGCGCGGTGCCACCACGTACATCAACAGCATCGGCGGGTGGGAACTCTACGAGCCCGGGCCGTTCCAAGCCGAGGGCATGGAGCTGCGCTTCATCAAGATGGGCGATGCACCCTATGCGCAGTGGCCCGGCCAGCCGCATGTGCCCTACCTCTCGATGATCGACGTGCTCATGTTCTGCTCCCCTGAGCAGGCGCGCGCACTGTTGCCTTTGCATACCCTGGAGCCCAAAGTGGCCACCAAAACCGTTTCCGCATGA
- a CDS encoding acyl carrier protein — protein sequence MNVTAIVREVFGIQRPDLSPDAVIMDQPEWDSMTHMTLILRLEDELKVQFDGDEIAAMRTIADIERTVNAKAVKA from the coding sequence ATGAACGTTACCGCCATCGTCCGCGAAGTCTTCGGCATCCAACGCCCCGACCTGTCGCCCGACGCCGTGATCATGGACCAGCCCGAGTGGGACAGCATGACGCACATGACCCTCATCCTACGCCTGGAGGACGAACTGAAGGTGCAGTTCGATGGCGATGAGATCGCTGCCATGCGCACCATTGCCGATATCGAGCGTACGGTGAACGCCAAAGCGGTGAAGGCCTGA
- a CDS encoding SDR family oxidoreductase, giving the protein MQLQGATALVSGAAGNIGAALVAELVAQGAKVAGVDVQQPSAPVAGATYFTADLTDASAVEQLMNDVVAQVGQPNVLINTAGTIHNALLFNLLDRNDGRLPLEGWERTVDSNLTTAFLLSREVVARMVKSRTKGAVIHFSSMAADGNAGQSAYSAAKAALESLTVTWSKELGPFGIRVNALAPGFIDTPSTAKALTPAQIAAWTKQIPAARLGTLAEIAHAVRFIIENDYYNGKVLRIDGGLRI; this is encoded by the coding sequence ATGCAACTGCAAGGAGCCACGGCCTTGGTGAGCGGCGCGGCCGGCAACATCGGCGCAGCGCTGGTGGCCGAGCTTGTTGCACAAGGAGCGAAGGTGGCCGGTGTGGATGTGCAGCAACCGAGCGCGCCAGTCGCCGGTGCGACCTACTTCACCGCCGACCTCACGGATGCGAGCGCCGTGGAGCAATTGATGAACGATGTGGTTGCCCAAGTGGGCCAGCCGAACGTGCTCATCAATACGGCGGGCACCATCCACAATGCCTTGCTCTTCAACCTGCTCGATCGCAACGACGGCCGCCTGCCGCTGGAAGGGTGGGAGCGCACCGTGGACAGCAACCTCACCACCGCCTTCCTGCTCTCGCGCGAAGTGGTGGCCCGCATGGTGAAGAGCCGCACGAAAGGCGCGGTGATCCATTTCAGCAGCATGGCAGCCGATGGCAACGCTGGCCAGAGCGCGTACAGTGCGGCAAAGGCAGCACTCGAATCGCTGACGGTGACGTGGAGCAAGGAGCTCGGTCCGTTCGGCATCCGCGTGAACGCGCTTGCGCCCGGTTTCATCGACACGCCCAGCACCGCCAAGGCGCTTACCCCTGCGCAGATCGCCGCCTGGACGAAGCAGATCCCTGCGGCCCGCCTGGGCACCTTGGCCGAGATCGCGCACGCCGTGCGTTTCATCATCGAGAACGATTACTACAACGGCAAGGTGCTGCGCATCGACGGCGGCCTGCGCATCTGA
- a CDS encoding amino acid adenylation domain-containing protein, which yields MDHAPFSSHIGLGARFGRVVHERGGAVALRYPDGREVSYSQLGDLVQRVATGLLKEGVKPREVVAIVNRKSPEALAAMLACNALGILYTNLDPESPPERARRIIDRCKPVLVLLDGEQSKPPEGADARAVMVQAMAASAADAALIGQCSSEAAISGTDGAYIMFTSGSTGFPKGAVMTQDNVLRFVEWGTGELGVGPGDVLTNVNPIYFDNSVFDIYVSLYNGATLCPFTPEQVKDARALVKTIDALGCTFWFSVPSMLVYLLTMRAIDRTSFARMRTVMFGGEGFAKARLKELHGLIGDRVQLLNVYGPTECTCICSAYPIAAADFADMENLAPLGRLAPGFYPVIDPLDKSDPDLGELLLGGGHVGSGYYNDPERTTAAFVQDPHEPNYRKIVYRTGDLVQRDAQGMLHFKGRVDNQVKHMGYRIELEEIEAAFNALDAVQEVGVVYHRDALGTGSIQAFVMGTADDQQLRTAVAQRLPHYMMPRKIHLLPALPKNANGKIDRLQLKALCS from the coding sequence ATGGATCACGCGCCGTTCTCCTCGCACATCGGGCTCGGCGCCCGGTTCGGTCGTGTGGTGCACGAACGTGGAGGTGCCGTTGCGCTGCGTTATCCTGATGGTCGAGAGGTGAGCTATTCGCAGTTGGGTGACCTGGTGCAACGCGTGGCGACGGGCCTATTGAAGGAAGGCGTGAAGCCACGCGAAGTGGTGGCCATCGTGAACCGCAAGAGCCCTGAAGCGCTGGCTGCCATGCTCGCGTGCAACGCGCTCGGCATCCTTTACACCAACCTCGATCCCGAAAGCCCGCCGGAGCGTGCTCGCCGGATCATCGACCGCTGCAAGCCAGTGCTCGTGCTGTTGGACGGCGAGCAGAGCAAACCACCGGAAGGTGCCGATGCACGGGCCGTGATGGTGCAGGCGATGGCCGCGTCGGCCGCCGATGCCGCGCTCATTGGGCAATGCTCATCGGAAGCTGCCATCAGCGGCACCGATGGCGCTTACATCATGTTCACCAGCGGCTCCACGGGTTTCCCGAAAGGCGCGGTGATGACGCAGGACAACGTGCTACGTTTCGTGGAGTGGGGCACGGGCGAACTGGGCGTCGGCCCGGGCGATGTGCTCACCAACGTCAATCCCATCTACTTCGACAACTCGGTCTTCGACATCTATGTCTCGTTGTACAACGGAGCGACGCTCTGTCCCTTCACGCCCGAACAGGTGAAGGATGCGCGCGCACTGGTGAAGACCATTGATGCCCTGGGCTGCACCTTCTGGTTCAGCGTGCCGAGCATGCTCGTTTACCTGCTCACCATGCGTGCCATCGACCGTACCTCGTTCGCCCGCATGCGCACGGTGATGTTCGGCGGCGAAGGGTTCGCCAAGGCACGGCTGAAGGAACTGCACGGCCTCATCGGCGATCGCGTGCAATTGCTCAACGTTTACGGCCCCACGGAATGCACGTGCATCTGTTCGGCCTATCCCATCGCGGCAGCGGACTTCGCCGACATGGAGAACCTGGCACCGCTGGGCAGGCTCGCGCCGGGCTTCTATCCCGTGATCGATCCGTTGGACAAGTCCGACCCGGACCTGGGCGAACTGCTGCTCGGTGGCGGGCACGTGGGCAGCGGCTACTACAACGACCCCGAGCGAACGACCGCGGCGTTCGTGCAGGATCCGCATGAGCCGAACTACCGGAAGATCGTCTACCGCACGGGTGATCTGGTGCAACGCGATGCTCAAGGCATGCTCCACTTCAAAGGCCGTGTGGACAACCAGGTGAAGCACATGGGCTATCGCATCGAGCTCGAGGAGATCGAAGCGGCCTTCAACGCGCTTGATGCTGTGCAGGAGGTCGGCGTGGTTTACCACCGCGATGCCTTGGGCACGGGCAGCATCCAGGCGTTCGTCATGGGAACGGCCGACGATCAGCAGCTGCGCACGGCAGTGGCCCAACGCCTCCCGCACTACATGATGCCGCGGAAGATCCATTTATTGCCGGCCCTTCCCAAGAACGCCAACGGCAAGATCGACCGTCTACAACTCAAAGCACTGTGTTCATGA